Proteins from a genomic interval of Canis lupus familiaris isolate Mischka breed German Shepherd chromosome 33, alternate assembly UU_Cfam_GSD_1.0, whole genome shotgun sequence:
- the TMPRSS7 gene encoding transmembrane protease serine 7 → MFRITNIEFLPEYRQKESREFLSMARTVQQVVNLVYTTSAFSKFYKQSVVADVSSNNKGGLLVHFWIVFVMPHAKGHIFCEECVAAILKDSIQTSIINRTSVGTLQGLAVDMDSVVLNAGLRSDYSSTIGSDKGCSQYFYADHLSLRYPLEISATSGRLMCHFKLVAIVGYLIRLSVESVQMEADNCVTDSLTIYDSLLPLRSTILYRICEPTRTIMSFVSTNNLMLVSFKSPQIRRLSGIRAFFEVIPEEKCENTVLVKEITGFEGKISSPYYPSYYPPKCKCTWKFQTSLSTFGIALKFHNYSITKKNVKGCDHGWWEINEHMYCGSYMDHQTIFRVPSPLVHVQLQCSSRLSDKPLLVEYGSYNISQPCPVGSFRCSSGLCVPQAQRCDGVNDCFDESDELFCASLPPACNASSFRRLGPLLCDGFRDCDDGRDEHNCTQSIPCSNRTFKCGNDICFRKQNAQCDGTVDCPDGSDEEGCSCSRSSSALHRIIGGTDTREGGWPWQVSLHFVGSAYCAASVISREWLLSAAHCFHGNRLSDPTPWTAHLGMYVQGNAKFISPVKRIVVHEYYNSQTFDYDIALLQLSTAWPETLKQLIQPICIPPAGQKVRSGEKCWVTGWGRRHEADNKGSPVLQQAEVELIDQTLCVSTYGIITSRMLCAGVMSGKRDACRGDSGGPLSCRRTSDGQWILTGIVSWGHGCGRPNFPGVYTRVSNFVPWIHKYVPSLL, encoded by the exons ATGTTTCGCATCACCAACATTGAGTTCCTTCCTGAATACCGACAGAAGGAGTCCAGGGAATTTCTGTCCATGGCCCGGACTGTGCAGCAAGTG gtaaaCCTGGTTTATACAACATCTGCCTTCTCTAAGTTTTACAAGCAGTCTGTGGTTGCCGATGTCAG cagCAATAACAAAGGTGGCCTCCTTGTCCACTTTTGGATTGTGTTTGTCATGCCACACGCCAAGGGCCATATCTTCTGTGAGGAGTGTGTGGCTGCCATCTTGAAGGACTCCATCCAGACGAGCATCATAAACCGAACCTCTGTGGGGACCTTGCAGGGCTTGGCTGTCGACATGGACTCTGTGGTACTAAACG CTGGGCTTCGGTCAGATTACTCTTCAACCATAGGATCTG ACAAAGGCTGCTCTCAGTACTTCTATGCTGATCACCTGTCTCTCCGCTACCCTCTGGAGATTTCGGCAACCTCAGGGAGGCTGATGTGCCACTTCAAGCTGGTGGCCATTGTGGGTTATCTGATCCGTCTCTCGGTAGAGTCCGTCCAGATGGAAGCTGACAACTGTGTCACTGACTCCCTGACCATTTACGACTCCCTCTTGCCACTCCGGAGCACCATCTTATATAG AATTTGTGAACCCACAAGAACGATAATGTCCTTTGTTTCCACAAATAATCTCATGTTGGTGTCCTTTAAGTCTCCCCAGATACGGAGGCTATCAGGAATTCGGGCATTTTTTGAGGTCATTCCAGAAGAAA agtgtgAAAACACAGTATTGGTCAAAGAAATCACTGGCTTTGAAGGGAAAATTTCAAGTCCATATTATCCAAGCTACTACCCTCCGAAATGCAAGTGTACCTGGAAATTTCAG acTTCCCTATCAACTTTTGGCATAGCACTGAAATTCCATAACTATTCAATAACCAAGAAGAATGTGAAAGGCTGTGACCATGGATGGTGGGAAATTAATGAGCACAT GTACTGTGGTTCCTACATGGATCACCAGACGATCTTCCGAGTGCCCAGCCCACTCGTTCACGTTCAGCTGCAGTGCAGTTCAAGGCTTTCCGACAAGCCACTTTTGGTGGAATATGGCAGTTACAACATCAGTCAAC CCTGTCCTGTTGGATCTTTTAGATGCTCGTCTGGTTTGTGTGTCCCTCAGGCCCAGCGATGTGATGGAGTAAATGACTGCTTTGATGAAAGTGATGAACTTTTCTGTG CGTCGCTCCCGCCCGCCTGCAACGCCAGCTCCTTCAGGCGGCTCGGCCCCCTGCTCTGCGACGGCTTCAGGGACTGCGACGACGGCCGGGATGAGCACAACTGCACCCAGA gCATTCCATGTAGCAACAGAACTTTTAAGTGTGGCAATGACATTTGCTTTAGGAAGCAAAATGCACAGTGTGATGGGACTGTGGATTGCCCAGACGGAAGCGACGAAGAAGGCTGCA GTTGCAGCAGGAGTTCCTCCGCCCTCCACCGCATCATTGGGGGCACTGACACCCGGGAAGGGGGTTGGCCGTGGCAAGTCAGCCTCCACTTTGTCGGATCAGCCTACTGCGCAGCCTCGGTAATCTCCAGGGAGTGGCTTCTTTCTGCAGCCCATTGTTTCCATGGAAACAG GCTGTCAGACCCCACGCCATGGACCGCGCACCTCGGGATGTATGTGCAAGGGAATGCCAAGTTCATCTCCCCGGTGAAAAGAATTGTGGTCCATGAGTACTATAACAGTCAGACCTTTGACTATGATATTGCCCTGCTACAGCTCAGTACGGCCTGGCCTGAGACCCTGAAACAGCTCATTCAGCCCATATGCATCCCTCCTGCCGGCCAGAAAGTGCGCAGTGGGGAGAAGTGCTGGGTAACTGGCTGGGGGCGCAGGCACGAAGCAG ACAATAAAGGCTCCCCTGTTTTGCAGCAAGCAGAGGTAGAACTCATTGACCAAACCCTCTGCGTTTCCACCTATGGGATCATCACTTCACGGATGCTCTGTGCGGGGGTCATGTCAGGGAAGAGAGATGCTTGCAGG